A single Suricata suricatta isolate VVHF042 chromosome 2, meerkat_22Aug2017_6uvM2_HiC, whole genome shotgun sequence DNA region contains:
- the PRR15 gene encoding proline-rich protein 15, whose amino-acid sequence MADSGGTGSSGPWWKSLTNSRKKIKEVAVGAQPPPQPAPGEPAQPTPPSADWTSSSRENQLPNLLGGAGEPHKPDKLCGEKSGSSRRNLKISRSGRFKEKRKVRATLLPEGVRSPDPEEAGFPSDPHDDKQ is encoded by the coding sequence ATGGCCGACAGCGGCGGCACGGGCAGCTCCGGGCCCTGGTGGAAATCGCTAAccaacagcagaaagaaaatcaaggaagtCGCAGTAGGGGCGCAGCCGCCCCCCCAACCTGCCCCCGGGGAGCCCGCGCAGCCCACGCCGCCCAGCGCGGACTGGACTAGCAGCTCCCGGGAGAACCAGCTCCCCAATCTCCTCGGGGGCGCCGGCGAGCCCCACAAGCCGGACAAGTTGTGCGGGGAGAAGTCAGGCAGCAGCCGCCGCAATTTGAAGATCTCACGCTCCGGCCGCTTtaaggagaagaggaaagtgCGCGCCACGCTGCTCCCCGAAGGAGTCAGGTCCCCAGACCCAGAGGAGGCGGGCTTCCCTAGTGACCCCCACGACGACAAGCAATAG